From Micromonospora rifamycinica, a single genomic window includes:
- a CDS encoding ABC transporter permease encodes MKARTVRRIGGRLASLFASLLIALSLAFLLGRLSGDPTATILGPMAPPEQREALRHQLGLDLPVAVQYLDYLKGVLTGDLGQSLQFYQSNTSMIADRLPFTLQLVGAGMALALLVGIPLGVLAATREGTWWDRAASTLALLGQSVPVFWFGMMLVVLFAVKLGWLPAGQSGSPKHLILPALTMSVYPMAHIARLTRASMSDALAEPYIDAARARGVSTRRVVWRHAFTNAMMPILTIVVLQTGILLSGAVAVEYVYSWPGLGQLALQAIQFRDFPLVQAIVVFGALVFVVLNLLVDVLHSIVDPRVR; translated from the coding sequence ATGAAGGCCCGCACCGTACGCCGCATCGGCGGCCGGCTCGCGTCGCTGTTCGCCTCGCTGCTCATCGCGCTCAGCCTGGCGTTCCTGCTCGGCCGGCTCTCCGGCGACCCGACCGCCACCATCCTCGGCCCGATGGCCCCACCCGAGCAACGCGAGGCGCTGCGCCACCAGCTCGGCCTGGACCTGCCCGTCGCCGTCCAGTACCTCGACTATCTCAAGGGCGTCCTGACCGGCGACCTCGGCCAGTCGTTGCAGTTCTACCAGTCCAACACCTCGATGATCGCCGACCGGCTCCCGTTCACCCTGCAACTCGTCGGTGCCGGCATGGCCCTCGCCCTGCTGGTCGGCATCCCGCTCGGGGTGCTCGCGGCGACCCGGGAGGGCACCTGGTGGGACCGGGCGGCCTCCACCCTGGCCCTGCTCGGCCAGTCGGTGCCGGTGTTCTGGTTCGGGATGATGCTGGTGGTGCTGTTCGCCGTCAAGCTCGGCTGGCTGCCCGCCGGCCAGTCCGGCAGCCCGAAGCACCTGATCCTGCCCGCGCTCACCATGTCGGTCTACCCGATGGCGCACATCGCCCGGCTCACCCGGGCCTCGATGAGCGACGCGCTGGCCGAGCCGTACATCGACGCCGCCCGCGCCCGGGGCGTCAGCACCCGCCGGGTGGTGTGGCGGCACGCGTTCACCAACGCGATGATGCCGATCCTGACGATCGTGGTGCTGCAGACCGGCATCCTGCTCTCCGGCGCGGTCGCCGTCGAGTACGTCTACTCCTGGCCGGGTCTCGGGCAGCTCGCCCTGCAGGCCATCCAGTTCCGCGACTTCCCGCTGGTGCAGGCGATCGTCGTGTTCGGCGCGCTGGTCTTCGTCGTGCTGAACCTGCTCGTCGACGTCCTGCACTCGATCGTCGACCCGAGGGTGCGGTGA
- a CDS encoding ABC transporter permease, with the protein MSQLELDPVTAAVPPPRRATRRRRTSVFWLALPLAVTAVAVFVLPLTGLLPDAGQDLDATRRPPAFLAGGDWAHPLGTDKLGQDLLTQFVSAGRLTIVIGLVGALVAIGPGTLLGLLAGYFRGWVDRVISILIDAQLALPFILVALAIIANRGSSLPVLFLVLALTGWAVCARVTRSATLAIRERQFVVGLRAAGASEPRIVFRHILPNLAGTIVALGTLQVGTAILVESALSFLGLGVVPPMNSWGSMLASGQDELSQAWWIAFFPGLAITGLVLLVNLLGDALLTHHDPRKRRR; encoded by the coding sequence ATGAGCCAACTCGAACTCGATCCGGTCACCGCCGCGGTGCCGCCGCCCCGGCGGGCCACCCGTCGCCGGCGTACCTCGGTGTTCTGGCTGGCCCTGCCGCTGGCGGTGACCGCCGTCGCGGTGTTCGTGCTGCCGCTGACCGGGCTGCTGCCCGACGCCGGCCAGGACCTCGACGCGACCCGCCGGCCGCCCGCGTTCCTGGCCGGCGGCGACTGGGCGCACCCGCTCGGCACCGACAAGCTCGGCCAGGACCTGCTCACCCAGTTCGTCTCGGCCGGTCGGCTGACCATCGTGATCGGCCTGGTCGGCGCGCTCGTCGCGATCGGCCCCGGCACGCTGCTCGGCCTGCTGGCCGGCTACTTCCGGGGCTGGGTCGACCGGGTCATCTCGATCCTCATCGACGCCCAGCTCGCCCTGCCGTTCATCCTGGTCGCCCTCGCCATCATCGCCAACCGGGGCAGCTCGCTGCCGGTGCTGTTCCTGGTGCTGGCGCTCACCGGCTGGGCGGTGTGCGCCCGGGTCACCCGCTCCGCCACCCTGGCCATCCGGGAACGCCAGTTCGTCGTCGGCCTGCGCGCCGCCGGCGCGTCCGAGCCCCGGATCGTGTTCCGGCACATCCTGCCCAACCTCGCCGGCACCATCGTCGCCCTCGGCACCCTCCAGGTCGGCACCGCGATCCTGGTGGAGAGCGCGCTGAGCTTCCTCGGCCTGGGCGTGGTGCCGCCGATGAACAGCTGGGGCTCGATGCTCGCCTCGGGCCAGGACGAGCTGAGCCAGGCCTGGTGGATCGCCTTCTTCCCCGGCCTCGCCATCACCGGGCTGGTGCTGCTGGTGAACCTGCTCGGCGACGCCCTGCTCACCCACCACGACCCACGGAAGAGGCGGCGATGA
- a CDS encoding ABC transporter ATP-binding protein, with translation MSALLEVRGLSITARLAVDDLRLLDDVDLEIRRGQIVGVVGESGSGKTTLARAVVGLLDRNVRVDHGTVAVAGEQVVAPGVDRTDRVRGSAVGMVFQDASRSLNPLMRVRTQLAEVLRRHVRDITRAEVERRSVEVLAQMRIDDPGRVLASYPHQLSGGLRQRVAIGLAVVTRPALVIADECTTALDVTTQTKVVDLFRTLVDELGIGLLFVTHDLMLASDLCDRIAVMSGGRVVEQGDALTVLDHPRQDYTRRLLAAIPSWS, from the coding sequence ATGAGCGCCCTGCTGGAAGTCCGCGGGCTGTCCATCACCGCCCGGCTCGCCGTCGACGACCTGCGGCTGCTCGACGACGTCGACCTGGAGATCCGCCGCGGTCAGATCGTCGGCGTGGTCGGCGAGTCCGGCAGCGGCAAGACCACCCTGGCCCGCGCCGTCGTCGGCCTGCTCGACCGCAACGTCCGGGTCGACCACGGCACCGTCGCGGTCGCCGGCGAGCAGGTGGTGGCCCCCGGCGTCGACCGGACCGACCGGGTCCGGGGCAGCGCCGTCGGCATGGTGTTCCAGGACGCGTCACGGTCGTTGAACCCGCTGATGAGGGTCCGCACCCAGCTCGCCGAGGTGCTGCGCCGGCACGTCCGCGACATCACCCGGGCCGAGGTGGAGCGCCGCTCGGTGGAGGTGCTGGCGCAGATGCGGATCGACGATCCCGGCCGGGTGCTGGCCAGCTATCCGCACCAGCTCTCCGGTGGCCTGCGGCAGCGGGTCGCCATCGGGCTCGCCGTGGTCACCCGCCCCGCGCTGGTGATCGCCGACGAGTGCACCACCGCCCTGGACGTCACCACCCAGACCAAGGTCGTCGACCTGTTCCGCACCCTGGTCGACGAACTCGGCATCGGCCTGCTCTTCGTCACCCACGATCTGATGCTCGCCAGCGACCTGTGCGACCGGATCGCGGTGATGAGCGGCGGCCGGGTCGTCGAACAGGGCGACGCGCTGACCGTGCTGGACCACCCGCGGCAGGACTACACCCGCCGCCTGCTCGCCGCCATCCCCTCGTGGAGCTGA